A part of Rhodothermales bacterium genomic DNA contains:
- a CDS encoding protoglobin domain-containing protein — MHTTSDIPGYTYATDTVPRSPVTLADFDRMKESVLFDENDVRHLQRSYEILKDQTEAILDVWYSFVGANPHLLRSFTGRKDGQPIGEYLERVRARFGQWILDTARAEYDQRWLDYQHEIGLRHHRTKKNRTDDADSTDIVPFRDLFALIFPVTFTLRPFLTAKGHSDADVESMYAAWLKSCLLQVTLWSFPYIKPGDF, encoded by the coding sequence TACGCAACAGACACGGTTCCACGTTCGCCGGTCACGCTGGCCGACTTCGATCGGATGAAAGAGAGCGTGCTGTTCGACGAAAACGACGTACGACATCTCCAGCGGTCCTACGAGATCTTGAAAGATCAGACGGAAGCCATACTGGACGTCTGGTACAGCTTCGTCGGCGCGAATCCGCATTTGCTGCGGTCGTTTACGGGCCGAAAGGACGGGCAGCCCATAGGCGAGTACCTCGAACGCGTACGGGCACGCTTCGGACAATGGATCCTGGATACGGCGAGGGCGGAATACGATCAGCGCTGGCTCGACTACCAGCATGAGATTGGCTTACGGCATCACCGGACAAAAAAGAACCGGACTGACGATGCCGATTCGACCGATATCGTGCCGTTTCGAGATCTCTTTGCGCTCATTTTTCCGGTGACGTTTACGCTGCGGCCATTTCTCACCGCAAAGGGGCATTCGGATGCGGACGTGGAAAGCATGTATGCCGCCTGGCTGAAATCGTGCTTGCTCCAGGTGACGCTGTGGAGCTTTCCATATATCAAGCCCGGCGATTTCTGA